A part of Podarcis muralis chromosome 13, rPodMur119.hap1.1, whole genome shotgun sequence genomic DNA contains:
- the LOC114582794 gene encoding CD276 antigen-like isoform X1 — protein MGFFTLILLTSSCFLGKAAGKLQVQAEPSLVKAAVGDDVLLNCIFTVDEPTVDLSRLSILWFHRGRQLAEFDDVVTTSGEGVSLSREELGNGNASLLISRVGTGNSGNYRCYVTYTLEVRIREVTLQVADPEEDLEDSFSSPCLSRSDILSKLGQIEEAVKQLEAKLQELVTSKRATRCSSEVASPTMPEPSR, from the exons ATGGGCTTCTTCACGTTGATCCTCCtcacctcctcctgcttccttggAAAAGCCG CTGGGAAGCTGCAAGTGCAGGCCGAGCCCTCTCTGGTGAAAGCTGCGGTTGGAGATGATGTCTTGCTGAATTGCATCTTTACTGTGGACGAGCCTACCGTGGACCTCAGCCGACTCTCAATCCTCTGGTTCCACCGGGGCAGGCAGCTGGCGGAATTTGACGATGTGGTGACCACCTCCGGGGAAGGCGTCAGCCTGAGCCGGGAAGAGCTGGGGAATGGCAATGCGTCCTTGCTCATCTCCCGGGTTGGCACTGGAAACTCTGGCAACTACAGATGCTACGTTACATACACGCTGGAAGTGCGCATCCGGGAAGTGACTTTGCAAGTTGCAG ACCCCGAGGAAGATCTGGAAGATTCCTTTTCATCCCCGTGTCTCAGCCGTTCAGATATCCTGAGCAAGCTGGGTCAAATTGAGGAAGCTGTGAAGCAACTCGAGGCCAAACTCCAGGAGCTCGTGACCAGCAAGAGGGCCACAAGATGCAGTTCTGAAGTTGCCTCCCCGACCATGCCAGAGCCCTCACGCTGA
- the LOC114582794 gene encoding CD276 antigen-like isoform X2, which yields MGFFTLILLTSSCFLGKAAGKLQVQAEPSLVKAAVGDDVLLNCIFTVDEPTVDLSRLSILWFHRGRQLAEFDDVVTTSGEGVSLSREELGNGNASLLISRVGTGNSGNYRCYVTYTLEVRIREVTLQVADPEEDLEDSFSSPCLSRSATRGQTPGARDQQEGHKMQF from the exons ATGGGCTTCTTCACGTTGATCCTCCtcacctcctcctgcttccttggAAAAGCCG CTGGGAAGCTGCAAGTGCAGGCCGAGCCCTCTCTGGTGAAAGCTGCGGTTGGAGATGATGTCTTGCTGAATTGCATCTTTACTGTGGACGAGCCTACCGTGGACCTCAGCCGACTCTCAATCCTCTGGTTCCACCGGGGCAGGCAGCTGGCGGAATTTGACGATGTGGTGACCACCTCCGGGGAAGGCGTCAGCCTGAGCCGGGAAGAGCTGGGGAATGGCAATGCGTCCTTGCTCATCTCCCGGGTTGGCACTGGAAACTCTGGCAACTACAGATGCTACGTTACATACACGCTGGAAGTGCGCATCCGGGAAGTGACTTTGCAAGTTGCAG ACCCCGAGGAAGATCTGGAAGATTCCTTTTCATCCCCGTGTCTCAGCCGTTC AGCAACTCGAGGCCAAACTCCAGGAGCTCGTGACCAGCAAGAGGGCCACAAGATGCAGTTCTGA